From Nerophis lumbriciformis linkage group LG39, RoL_Nlum_v2.1, whole genome shotgun sequence, one genomic window encodes:
- the srsf2a gene encoding serine and arginine rich splicing factor 2a, with translation MSYGRPPPDVEGMTSLKVDNLTYRTSPETLRRVFEKYGRVGDVYIPRDRYTKESRGFAFVRFHDKRDAEDAMDAMDGALLDGRELRVQMARYGRPPDSMYSRRGAPPRRYGGRSASPRRRRRSRSKSRSRSRSRSRRRYSRSRSRSYSRSRSRSKSKSKSKSRTPRRSKSKSPSRSRSKSRSHTPPSNRGSRSRSKSKSRPKSPEDFEAIP, from the exons ATGAGTTACGGTAGGCCGCCGCCAGACGTTGAGGGGATGACCTCCCTCAAAGTGGACAACCTGACCTACCGCACCTCGCCGGAGACCCTCCGCCGGGTGTTCGAGAAGTACGGGCGGGTGGGCGACGTCTACATCCCCCGGGACAGGTACACCAAGGAGAGCCGCGGCTTCGCCTTCGTGCGCTTCCACGACAAGCGCGACGCCGAGGACGCGATGGACGCCATGGACGGCGCGCTGCTCGACGGCCGGGAGCTCCGCGTGCAGATGGCCCGCTACGGCCGGCCCCCGGACTCCATGTACAGCCGCAGGGGAGCACCGCCGCGCAGATACGGAGG TCGCTCAGCAAGCCCCCGCCGGCGTAGGCGCAGTCGTTCCAAGAGCAGGAGCCGCTCCCGATCCAGGAGTCGCCGTCGCTACAGCCGCTCCAGGTCCCGCTCCTACTCCAGGTCGCGGTCcaggtctaagtctaagtccaagtccaagtccaggACTCCACGCAGGAGCAAGTCAAAGTCCCCATCTAGGTCCCGGTCTAAGTCCAGGAGTCATACCCCGCCTTCCAACCGAGGGTCCAGATCCAGGTCAAAATCCAAGAGCCGGCCCAAGTCTCCAGAGGACTTCGAAGCAATCCCCTAA